The DNA segment caatgaaaaaaaaatgagtgttAAGATTGATATGCCACCAGGACTCGGATGAACTGACTCAGCAACATCAAGTGCAGCATGTTAAGAGACTTCTGAGGAAGAAAAGTACACACAGGTAAAATACAGAGTGGAATGGGTGGAACTGTTACAAATTGAAGTAGAAATGCAGGTATCTCATCACcatttgtgtcatttgtttgatttttattatttctagTGACGCAAGTTTGACTCGAACTACACTTAAAGATGGTTTTAGTGACTGTTGCAGCAAGGCCTTAAGCTGGTTTCAGAGCAGAGTGTATGAGTGGGATCCACACTTCAAGTTCCCAAACAGAATCATTGGCACTGCCATCATATCCCTCATAGGTCTATATACGGTAATGAACACAAACAATTGCATGCTTAATTCCAAAAGTAGTTGGTATCAACTGTTCTTGCTTTTAGATTACGCTGGCTGACTACAGTCTCAGTAATATCGCTTTTGAGCAAGTAGTTAGGTGGAAGAACACACTCAAACACTTGGCGTCCTGTAATCAGACCGAAGCTTTGGAAGCAATGATTCCACAACTGGAAGAATTCATCAACGTGGCCAAAAGTGAGTTGACCGCACGTTGGCCGCATGACCTCCATGTCTTGTTTGTATATGTAATTGTATACATTTTTGATTCATTTAGTGAATTGTAAACTACTACTAACACACAAAAAGACTGACTTGAAATGGAGGCGATAACAAATAGAATCGCTAATAACTTTTGTGTTACAGAGTCGGGCTAAAATTTAgcagaaaagaaattacagactGTCAAAACCTAATGGCGATACAAGTTCAAATCAATTTATTAATTTCTTTCATTCTAGAGACTTGGTTGGCGACCACCATTTTTGCTAGTCTCAATTCAGTTGCTTACACGTTCCATGTAATGGTATGTTACCGGTAAGTGgatctagaaaatgcaattaatcaGCGCAAACTCTGACATGTCCACATAATAATGCGTCGTTTCCACAGGAAACACTTAAAGAGACTTTGGAGGGGTGAGAAGGGTTTTCTCCCAGAGAAATTTCTTAAGCCAAAGTCTGCCGTCAGTGTGGTGAGtgtgacacaacacacacatgacATTTACTGTACAACtttaaaaattgtaaaaaaaaaaaagatctggaTTTTGGGCAGGCCTCCATCGCACGCTACTCTGGATGGCAAATTGCTTTTACACTCTGGGGTAAGTTTTCATtcaaattattatcattatttttttaaatcacatagATATATAATTTTTAGCATTAgtttatctttatttttatattgcAGGTTATCTGATGGTCCACTTTGTTCACTTCCTGGTTGCACTCTTGGTGGTGTATGTGATTATTATTCCAATCCAACATGGACAAGCCCTGACCATGCTGTCCAACCTGGGCATCCTAATGTAAGCATTTACATATATGTGTGCTCCAGTGGATATTGAGTTGACATGAATGGCAGTATAAACAGTTCAAAATCAAATGTCAGTGTTAACCTTCAGGCTTCTGCTAGGAAGAAAAAAACTACTAGTACATCTGGACTATATTTGAGGTTAATCAGAGGCACTGTAGATACAGTTTGATGGCACATGTGCATGCGGACTCCCATTTAATATGAGTTAGAATTTCATTGGATGAGCACAACCGCATCCTAGTTAAGAGTTTCAAAAAGGATTTATACATGTCTCATTTTTTTAAGTCATAAAAACCCGGCATTTGATCACGGGTGTGTAGACTTATATCCACTGCATCATCAATATGAGAACATTTACTCTTTTCTTTGCGTTCCTCTTCTTATAGTCTGACCATCGGTCTGGTGGTAGCTATGGTGATCCTTCAGATAGTTTTggtccagattttttttctccaggacAAAATGTCTCCTGATGATAAATACAAACCTCTGGCTCTCAATAATAGGTGGGTATAGATATTTTAATATTGCAAATATAATATGAGAGAAGGGTTGTGATGTAAAAAGTATAAGGACTCGAAATATTGGTCATGGTTGTAAACCTGACGTCTAGAATTTGTCATGTATGTGTCAATTGCTGAAATCAGCATTGAATATATCTCAACTACAATATCTACCTGTAATGAAACATGGGAATATGAATCACCTAAAATATGAATGTTATCCCTTCTTTTTTGCCTTTAGAAAAGCATTCCACTGCTTCAactactttttctttttctataaCGTGATCATGGGCATAAGCAACTGCATCATGAGACTGCTGACCAGCATTGTGCTGGGAACATGGCTGGTGTCCCGCATCGACCGCACAATAATGCAGCGAGGCTATGAAACCATGGATGCGGGTGATTTTAATACTATATGATGCTTGAATCAGTTACTGAAGACAACTTAAAGGGgacaaaattgtatttttagTGCATTTCTCCACAAAGAACTGTGTGCAAATCTAACTGTATTGGTGCATTTCCCAGGTTATAGTACATGGATTGGGATGATCTTTGCTGACCACTATCATAACAATCCAGTTATGGTGTGCTTCTGCCAGCTGCTTGTCTCCACCACCCTGGACAAACATACACTGCCGACATACTCCACATTAAACACACCATCTGGTTTGTAAACTGCATTCAACAGGAACTGCAAGAAGTAAAATTCTGCTGATGTGGTTTTTCTGTTACTCATATTTTTGTTCTGCTTTCCAGAGTATTCTGTAAACAGTCGAGCCAGGAGACGTTGGACATTGTTATACACCCTCTTGAGGAACCCCCATCTTATTCTGCACAGGAAGCAGCATCTCTCCTCTTTGGGGGTTTTGGATATGTCTTCTTCGCTTCAATCGGACACAATATTGCAAGCTTGGGTCATGGCTTCACAAACACAGAGGAACAAGGCAGCAGCGGTGCACTTAGCAGTGAGCACTGAAACACAAACGCCGGACTACCAGCATAACTTACATACACACTGAAACATATTTTGTGACTGATTGGAGGTCTTATCAAAATGCACTTTGATAAGTTGATAAAAATTTAATTGGACTTTGTTTACACTTTAGTTTGTAATTATGGTAGagtttcatctttttaaaattatttctaAATAAATCAATTCACATTTATTAGTACAGGTTTGCTGAACACCTGTGGTATTTTTTAACAGAAGAGTTAAGTATCTGTTCTATCATCAAGATTGAGTAATGcccaaaattttaaaatgtgtcaGAAGGGAGGAACACATCTTTATTCCATGACTGTCTGCCAATAACTGTGGGGAAATACAAGTCTTCACAGCAGCAAAGACATCACGACATCACAAAAGACAAATGTTTGACCCCTAACTGTTGCTTGCTGGGTGAGAGGCCTGAAAGAAAGTCACAAAGAAAAAGTGGGAAGTTAAAGATATAATTGAATTGCATTTTAGTACATAAATTTGTCCATATTTTCCCTTGTTTTATCAGTATAGCACATGCAGTGCATTGTGGTTATGAGTATAAAAGTGAACAATTTGGTGGGGGTGTGACAGGCTTTTAATATCTtgtatgttttgtttattttccctgaaCCCATTAACTTTTATAAACTGAATTCTTCACcttgtgtgtgtttcttttttaactAAAGCAGATAAATACATATATGGTAATCAAATTGAGGGGGTTTGAAGTTTGACGTCAACCTAATTAGCGCACACACGTCTGATTTCTACTAAATTTACATGGCAAATATTTATCATATACACTCTAATGAGCGATCTAAAACTAAGTACTGCTCAATAGTGTGTCGCAATAATGGTAAACTTCCGGCAGAGGCCATGTTGACGAGAACACGCCcaagggaaggaaaaaaaacaaacaacgcaTCAATTAGTCTGTGGCAACACTCGACAGTTAAAAGTTAGCACATTGGCAACGACAGGTAATTTGGACGCCAGAATATCTCTTAGTATTCTAGTTTGAACGCAGAAACAATTAATTATAATCGTTACGTTTCTCGTAATCGAGAAAAATAGTTTTCCATCATTTGCTGCAGATGGCTAATGTTAGCTGCTAGATGTCAGACACATGCATGTACTTTTAGTGACATAATTTAATCGTAAATTGTTTCACGCATTTTTTTATTCGATACGAGTAGTAAAACAGTATCGAAATTAAAACATCTGAAAAATATTAATTTCAACTCAAAGTGGAACGAATTCGGGtgttaagggggaaaaaaatcgtgATTGGATTATTACAAAGAGCTGTACTCTGCCATAGCGCATTGATTAGGACATCACTTAAGACACACTGGTCTAACTTTCTCCTGGTTTTCATCCAAAACAGGATGTCAGACAGCGAGTCGATCAAAAAAATGTTGCGGTCTGTACTCCAGTCTAGCAAGGATGGTGTGAGTATTCTCAAACTACAATCGGAGTACCGCTCACTCTGTGGAGAGACCATCCCTCTGAGGAAACTGGGCTTCACCAATTTGGAGGATTATCTCAGAAGCATACCCTCTGTTGTGCGGATGGACTACCGCAATGCAGACGTAAGAACTTGGTTTTAATCGGGTCTGTCTATGGCGTGGATTAGATCATGTCATCAAATGACACTGTATGGTTCAAACACTGTGTATTTACGGTGTTTGCTTAAAGTAGATTTTCTTAACCAAGGTGAAATCAAAAATAATCAATCAATGGATTTTGATTTTGTCCATTAAGATCATACTAAATTTTTGCTGAAAGAGAAACTAAATTCGAACTTTTATCAACCATACGTGAAAGCAGatgcaatgtttttttaaagtaaatatTGGTTAAAAGAAATATgcacatttaaaaacaacaaaatgttgACATTGTAGGTTTAGTATCCTTTTACCTTTCCAGTTAAAAGCTAAATTCAAATAGATAGTTTTAAAACGGCATATGTGTTTCACAGAAAGATACATGTGTCACCTGCAATCTTCTTTACAGTTGAGATGCTTTGCTGCAGTATGCAGTGAGACAGCACACATTGCCCAGCTGGTGGCGCGACAGAAGAGCACCAAGAAATCAGGGTGCTCTCAATTCGTTAACTGCAGGATGAGACGCAAAGATTCCGAGCCTTACGTGAATCGTGGTAAGATAACTTTACAATTACAATGCATAAAAAACTGCCAACTCAAGTCTCCCTTTACTTATTTAAATACCTCTTTAATAAAATCCAGTAGATGCAAGTTTTCTCTTCAATGCCCACCTACTTTAAAGAGTCTCATTTGCTCTAAATCAGGTTTTTTGTCCACTATTATAACCAAAaagcaactcggggaccactgctttggaaTATTATTTCGttttgcaccgaaggaggatagaactatacaggctatttatttgcatctgtatgtctattttgggaatctcggctacatttgacataatttggatgggtaaatgattcctaaaattagctggaaaatacatcaagtctaaataatacattttattttcaacaatgttacaattattttctgtttccaattttgcggaccacctgcaataccgccacggaCCACTAAAAGACCGCagaccaccggttgacaatccTTGTTCTAAATGTAAATTTTGTGCGCATTTAGGGTGGCCGATGTCTTCTCTACGGCAGCCTTCAGCTGGTGGCGCATTCAGGCCAGCCAACCGCTTTCAACTCCACGGTGGCTACAGAGGCTTCAGTGCTTCTGGTGATGTCAGGTACAGGAACATATTTTAGGGCTAACTACATTCAAGAGTTTTGGGAGGGGATTTGTGTATGTTATTTGGCATGATTAAGGTTTTTAGTCTTTTTTATACTTAATAACTAAATGTTCTTCTCAATTGTCAGGCTAGCGAGCCAGTGCTTTTCTCCACCAATACCACACAGACAACCTGCCCCTCAGCCATCTGTGAAACAATCTGCTGTCCCAAACTGGTGATGATATACGTAGAAAGAGTCCTGCATCCACCTTATTGATCTGTGGTCACGTCATAGCACATTTTCTTCGTGTAATCAGATTAAGCTACTGATGAGGGCACTGTGTAGTTTTATTTTAGAGTAAAATAGCATTTGCTTTCAAATCTGGTGAGAATTGCATGAGTgagtttttcatttttctttagaTTATGTAAATTGGTTGGGAAAACATGACAATTAAATACATGTCCATTTTGTAGGGCCAAGAATTTAGTGATTCCGCAGAAAACAAAAGGTTAGTACaagcattttgttgttgttggcatcaaTCACCCACTGTTTATTTGTGATGAAAGAGCACTTTGGGATCTTCATATTTCATCTATTATAAGTGTGCCATGGTGTATTTTGTAGTTGTAAGAAAAATTCAAATGAATACATATTCTGTTAACACAGAGAAGCCCCATGAACAAGTCTCCGGAACTAACAACTCGGAGGTATAGAAATCACTCTTTCCCTTCTTTGCATTCACTATTTGCCTTTATGCAGCCACACAGGAAAAATTGTGTTTTGGAAGTTGGAAGTGCACGACATAACAAGAGACATTTAGAAATAAACTGATTTTGCTTGACAATTTTGCAATTTTCCCCAACTTGACTTTGTGGTCCCATACAGTAGAACGAGTTGTATTAAAAATTGAATATACTGTTATGATTGTTAAAGAAGCACACAAAATCAACAAATCTATTGTATCACCTTGAACTGAATTACCGGTATTGTTGAGTGCCTTTCTTCAAAGTTTTACTCTGCTGAATGCCAGAAAAGTGATTTGCTTGGGAATTCTCTTTACACAGCCAACACTACTTGATAAGACTGTGGTGCAAGAGAGATTAATCCAGCTACTGAGCAAGTACTGCTCTGGGCTGTGGATGTCAAAACTGCCCACTATCTTCAGTGAAATGTTCGGTCAGCAGCTGCCTCCTCAGATGACCAGTGAGTTGGAAAAGTGGACTCACATTTGTAAGGTGCGTAAGGATGTCACGTGAGATGACTGCTGATTTGAGTGATATGGCTTGTTTTGCTGAAATTCTAATTTTAGTCAAATTATTGTGGACTGTTTCCCAGTGTACTGTACGCTCCTCTGGTCTTTACAGGTAGAAAAATCATGCAGCGCCAAAGGTGACTTCCTGGTTTATCCTATTTTGCCTTCCTCGACTGCTTCAGCAAGGAGCCTGTCCGAAGGCCCCTCAAAATCCCCCATCCGCTCCAGCATGATGTCTACATTAAATTCCTCCCAGGTGTCTACCTCTGCCCCTCTCCGAGCGCATTCTGTTTCAAAACCTCCAGCTGGCCCCGGAGAAGCCTTAGCCAAGCCAGCAATCGGTTCGGCTCCACAGTCAACTAATCATTTCACTTCTTCGAAGATGTCACAAAACTTGTGTAATAGTCACACAGTCAGTTCAAGTAATGCCAACTTGGTCTCAACTGCTGTCAATGGCGAACCAAATTCTTACTCTGTGGCGCCTATGGGCAATTATCCGCCAAAAACCAACCCTCCTGCATTAACTCCTTCTTGTCACTTCCGCTCTGAGGATTTACCACCACAAAAGTCCACATTGTCACTGAACTCAGTTTCCTCCCCTGGTCCTCCCGTTGAGTcttgtgctgctgttttgccaGCTGATGTCTGTTACAGAATAAAGGAGCTTCTATCCAAGTACAGTAATGGGTTATGGGTCCATGCATTGCCCAAACTTTTCATGGATGCTTACAAGGCCCCATTCCCTGAACATTTTATGGATAAATTATCTCTCCTCCCGGACTTGTGCACCGTGGAATACCCTATTCCACACGACAGCAAGAAGGTAAGGTCATGCATACATACTGTAACTATGTTTTTTAAGGGTAGTGGTGTTGGTTGGGGGTGATGAGGTTTGGGTAGCATTCCAAACAaatattttgcatattttttgTTTGGAACAGGCCATCCTGTTTAAGCCATTTAGAGAAAAACTAGAAGACACTGAGAGCAATGGCAGTCAGAAGAGCAGAAGGCACCACCTTCCATCTGGTCTGGAGGTTACTGGCCCTGTCGTTCCTCCCTGTTTAGTTCATCCCTCAGTCCAGTATCCCTCTGTGCTGATTACTGAGGCCAAAAGCAGTAATGCTGTTACTGTAAGGTATGTCAAGAAGCTGAAAATGTATATATCGACTTAAAATCTATATAtcgacttgggaaatattttctttcatttccacTGTATTACTGATgaacaaatcaaataattactttaTTTATCCCCAGAGGGCAATTCAAGtttgtcagtaaaaaaaaaattcaagagtAAAAGCTGGGTGATATGGCTGGAAAAGGTCTCACGTCATACGTATTTAGTTTCAGTTTATTGATGATGCATGCATGTTTTACATGTGCCCTTCCAAAAACTGGGGTCAGTCGTAATCCTGCTTTTTATCTGAAAAAAGAATATCTTCTACCTGTGCAGGTATGTTGGCGATGGCTATTCCAAAGCCCTGGAGGCAATGGAGGATGCTATGCATGCCTTGTATAAACAAAACTCCACACTCCAGCCTCTCTCTCAGCTTGCCGT comes from the Syngnathus scovelli strain Florida chromosome 5, RoL_Ssco_1.2, whole genome shotgun sequence genome and includes:
- the stra6l gene encoding STRA6-like, which gives rise to MDDLTMITEQLEHVKAIVQDCHNGISIDLFLHLTLIPAVLITLVLSFLQKRTKPLAIDHRLPFLQRRFGIVVPLDTIGSLSNRWSYGFAFGAVSYSVLLLFSEYYIPFSVPPWARAVVYLVGALEVGLVNFPFFACLSTPSRAAGAVLGILYSLCWLIITVWDTFTCPDGKILGKYQKIIIQWPCILSLIFLLGRFVYMLVKDVRIHLQLEHEDSDELTQQHQVQHVKRLLRKKSTHSDASLTRTTLKDGFSDCCSKALSWFQSRVYEWDPHFKFPNRIIGTAIISLIGLYTITLADYSLSNIAFEQVVRWKNTLKHLASCNQTEALEAMIPQLEEFINVAKKTWLATTIFASLNSVAYTFHVMVCYRKHLKRLWRGEKGFLPEKFLKPKSAVSVASIARYSGWQIAFTLWGYLMVHFVHFLVALLVVYVIIIPIQHGQALTMLSNLGILILTIGLVVAMVILQIVLVQIFFLQDKMSPDDKYKPLALNNRKAFHCFNYFFFFYNVIMGISNCIMRLLTSIVLGTWLVSRIDRTIMQRGYETMDAGYSTWIGMIFADHYHNNPVMVCFCQLLVSTTLDKHTLPTYSTLNTPSEYSVNSRARRRWTLLYTLLRNPHLILHRKQHLSSLGVLDMSSSLQSDTILQAWVMASQTQRNKAAAVHLAVSTETQTPDYQHNLHTH
- the tdrd7a gene encoding tudor domain-containing protein 7A isoform X2, whose translation is MSDSESIKKMLRSVLQSSKDGVSILKLQSEYRSLCGETIPLRKLGFTNLEDYLRSIPSVVRMDYRNADLRCFAAVCSETAHIAQLVARQKSTKKSGCSQFVNCRMRRKDSEPYVNRGWPMSSLRQPSAGGAFRPANRFQLHGGYRGFSASGDVRLASQCFSPPIPHRQPAPQPSVKQSAVPNWAKNLVIPQKTKEKPHEQVSGTNNSEPTLLDKTVVQERLIQLLSKYCSGLWMSKLPTIFSEMFGQQLPPQMTSELEKWTHICKVEKSCSAKGDFLVYPILPSSTASARSLSEGPSKSPIRSSMMSTLNSSQVSTSAPLRAHSVSKPPAGPGEALAKPAIGSAPQSTNHFTSSKMSQNLCNSHTVSSSNANLVSTAVNGEPNSYSVAPMGNYPPKTNPPALTPSCHFRSEDLPPQKSTLSLNSVSSPGPPVESCAAVLPADVCYRIKELLSKYSNGLWVHALPKLFMDAYKAPFPEHFMDKLSLLPDLCTVEYPIPHDSKKAILFKPFREKLEDTESNGSQKSRRHHLPSGLEVTGPVVPPCLVHPSVQYPSVLITEAKSSNAVTVRYVGDGYSKALEAMEDAMHALYKQNSTLQPLSQLAVGQLVAVKGENGNELTRAQVTEVTNANIKVYYVDHGFTVEIPRESLLELHHDFLSLPFQATIVRMAGLEAFSSHPSVLSSLETFAVGKIMLMEILASTSPNDLPEVLIYDTSQDDDININSLCLKELQDQTMNNPLTVNSTYRGVCVTNICVDGIIFCQLPSRGTTRLNKLLEETKAFLLSQMTSEYLVSQPFIGKMCLTCYKDKWCRVEITNLHGNRVMEVVLIDLGVSATVEVTELREIPPLFLRDFALIPPQAIRCRLVDVMIPEGEWSLDVVSWLKNAVLGVEDCKMKIFKLEEHKEGRLVHMYLFVHADHEDVHQSINHKLSNPEVWQTLNSNRSFTATDGSVSIKRLDVSSPTYLHSQLFESSSVETTPTMPPTLALPLPGQNMDVHIPAACHPGYFVLQLWQDLHKLVMLMGEMMLHYNQTVTPTDVQIKKGDIYAAKINKSWYRAVVKGILSNGLISVYELDHGKHELIRRSFLQPLIEEFRQLPFQAIIAQLAGVPKCQWSEEASLVFRNHVEKQALVAQIESVQDESEVQEELWERKLTVYLVDTQVEDKDVWIHTLMADFCSETSSPL
- the tdrd7a gene encoding tudor domain-containing protein 7A isoform X1, coding for MSDSESIKKMLRSVLQSSKDGVSILKLQSEYRSLCGETIPLRKLGFTNLEDYLRSIPSVVRMDYRNADLRCFAAVCSETAHIAQLVARQKSTKKSGCSQFVNCRMRRKDSEPYVNRGWPMSSLRQPSAGGAFRPANRFQLHGGYRGFSASGDVRLASQCFSPPIPHRQPAPQPSVKQSAVPNWAKNLVIPQKTKEKPHEQVSGTNNSEPTLLDKTVVQERLIQLLSKYCSGLWMSKLPTIFSEMFGQQLPPQMTSELEKWTHICKVEKSCSAKGDFLVYPILPSSTASARSLSEGPSKSPIRSSMMSTLNSSQVSTSAPLRAHSVSKPPAGPGEALAKPAIGSAPQSTNHFTSSKMSQNLCNSHTVSSSNANLVSTAVNGEPNSYSVAPMGNYPPKTNPPALTPSCHFRSEDLPPQKSTLSLNSVSSPGPPVESCAAVLPADVCYRIKELLSKYSNGLWVHALPKLFMDAYKAPFPEHFMDKLSLLPDLCTVEYPIPHDSKKAILFKPFREKLEDTESNGSQKSRRHHLPSGLEVTGPVVPPCLVHPSVQYPSVLITEAKSSNAVTVRYVGDGYSKALEAMEDAMHALYKQNSTLQPLSQLAVGQLVAVKGENGNELTRAQVTEVTNANIKVYYVDHGFTVEIPRESLLELHHDFLSLPFQATIVRMAGLEAFSSHPSVLSSLETFAVGKIMLMEILASTSPNDLPEVLIYDTSQDDDININSLCLKELQDQTMNNPLTVNSTYRGVCVTNICVDGIIFCQLPSRGTTRLNKLLEETKAFLLSQMTSEYLVSQPFIGKMCLTCYKDKWCRVEITNLHGNRVMEVVLIDLGVSATVEVTELREIPPLFLRDFALIPPQAIRCRLVDVMIPEGEWSLDVVSWLKNAVLGVEDCKMKIFKLEEHKEGRLVHMYLFVHADHEDVHQSINHKLSNPEVWQTLNSNRSFTATGNGSVSIKRLDVSSPTYLHSQLFESSSVETTPTMPPTLALPLPGQNMDVHIPAACHPGYFVLQLWQDLHKLVMLMGEMMLHYNQTVTPTDVQIKKGDIYAAKINKSWYRAVVKGILSNGLISVYELDHGKHELIRRSFLQPLIEEFRQLPFQAIIAQLAGVPKCQWSEEASLVFRNHVEKQALVAQIESVQDESEVQEELWERKLTVYLVDTQVEDKDVWIHTLMADFCSETSSPL